The Halomicronema hongdechloris C2206 genome includes a window with the following:
- the gshB gene encoding glutathione synthase produces MKIAFIIDPIDRLDPGHDTSVALMEAAQARGDQVWITEASHLSVVQSQALALMRPLSLTPVELGQDRWVAVEDWYRLGEPVLSPLEEMDAVFMRTDPPVTIPYLYTTYILDYVDPSKTRVINAPRGLRAANEKMYALQFTEAIPDTIVSREKPVIREAVERWGAAVLKPLDGKAGEGILFLETCDRNFNSIVEVSTRQGRLPVMVQQFLPAAKAGDKRIILLDGIPIGAVNRIPSGSEFRGNMAVGGRVAAADITEREGQICDQLAPILRRDGLVFVGIDVIGGYLTEVNVTSPTGVREIDRLNQTRLGEQVLDWIATTGQAA; encoded by the coding sequence GTGAAGATTGCCTTTATCATTGACCCCATTGACCGCCTCGATCCGGGGCACGATACTAGCGTTGCCCTGATGGAAGCGGCCCAGGCTCGAGGAGATCAGGTTTGGATTACCGAAGCCAGCCACCTCAGCGTCGTGCAAAGTCAGGCCCTGGCCCTGATGCGGCCGCTGAGCCTGACGCCAGTGGAGTTGGGCCAGGACCGTTGGGTGGCCGTCGAAGACTGGTATCGACTGGGAGAGCCAGTGCTCAGCCCCCTAGAAGAGATGGATGCCGTTTTCATGCGCACCGATCCACCGGTGACCATTCCCTACCTCTACACCACTTACATTCTTGACTATGTCGATCCGAGCAAGACTCGGGTGATCAATGCTCCCAGGGGATTGCGAGCTGCCAATGAGAAGATGTATGCCCTGCAGTTCACCGAGGCCATCCCCGACACCATCGTCAGCCGGGAGAAACCGGTGATTCGAGAGGCGGTGGAACGGTGGGGGGCAGCGGTGCTGAAGCCTCTCGATGGCAAGGCCGGAGAAGGCATTCTGTTTTTAGAAACGTGCGATCGCAACTTTAACTCCATAGTCGAAGTCAGCACTCGCCAGGGGCGATTACCGGTGATGGTGCAACAGTTTCTGCCGGCAGCCAAAGCAGGCGACAAACGCATTATCTTGTTAGATGGCATCCCCATTGGCGCCGTGAACCGGATTCCCTCCGGCAGTGAATTTCGCGGCAATATGGCCGTAGGCGGTCGGGTGGCTGCCGCCGACATCACCGAGCGAGAGGGCCAAATCTGCGACCAACTGGCCCCAATCCTGCGCCGGGATGGCCTCGTTTTCGTGGGCATCGACGTGATCGGCGGCTATCTCACCGAAGTGAATGTCACCAGCCCCACCGGCGTGCGAGAAATCGACCGACTGAACCAGACCCGGTTAGGAGAGCAAGTACTCGACTGGATCGCCACCACAGGCCAGGCCGCTTGA
- a CDS encoding cytosine deaminase, which produces MPIQPFITPPAASHYWLTQARIPLSLLALAEPSLPSIDPDLVAADLEIKDGAIATIVPAGTAADSQATISLNQAMIWPGFIDIHTHLDKGHIWPRQRNSDGTFDQALMASEQDRQVHWNADDLYRRMSFGLRCSYAHGTTAVRTHLDAFAAQAPISFEVFETLRQEWAGNLELQAVCLVPLELLKTDYGPILADLVAQVGGILGGVTYAHPALDALIDRAFTLAQERHLPLDFHVDESLNPDDDALGRIARAALLYSLEQPVVCGHCCSLSVQSEAKAAETISLIKAAGIGIVSLPLCNLYLQHRRPGRTPRYRGITLVQELAQAGVPVAFASDNCRDPFFAYGDHDGLEVFTQSVRIGQLDRPLGAWPRAVTQTPADLMGLPRAGRIAPGLPADLVIFPARSFNELLCRPQADRLVLRQGRAIDSSPPAYQELDALMG; this is translated from the coding sequence ATGCCGATTCAGCCCTTTATCACGCCACCAGCTGCGTCCCACTACTGGCTTACCCAGGCTCGTATCCCTCTGTCCTTACTGGCACTGGCCGAGCCTTCCTTGCCGTCCATAGATCCGGACCTGGTCGCGGCTGACCTTGAAATCAAAGACGGTGCCATTGCCACCATCGTTCCTGCCGGGACGGCTGCCGATTCCCAAGCAACGATTTCCCTGAACCAGGCCATGATCTGGCCTGGCTTTATCGATATCCACACCCACCTAGATAAAGGGCATATTTGGCCCCGCCAACGTAATTCAGATGGCACCTTTGACCAAGCCCTAATGGCCTCAGAGCAAGATCGGCAGGTGCACTGGAACGCCGACGATCTCTACCGGCGTATGAGCTTTGGCCTGCGTTGTAGCTATGCCCATGGCACCACGGCAGTACGCACCCATCTAGATGCCTTTGCAGCCCAAGCGCCGATCAGCTTCGAGGTATTCGAGACCCTGCGGCAGGAATGGGCTGGCAACCTGGAGCTCCAGGCGGTGTGCCTGGTTCCCCTGGAACTGTTGAAGACTGACTATGGCCCCATCCTGGCCGACCTGGTAGCTCAAGTAGGTGGCATCTTGGGCGGAGTGACTTACGCTCATCCGGCTCTAGATGCCCTCATTGATCGGGCCTTTACCCTGGCCCAAGAACGACATCTGCCCCTGGATTTTCATGTAGATGAGAGTCTAAACCCTGACGATGATGCCTTGGGCCGCATTGCTCGGGCAGCCTTACTCTATTCCCTAGAGCAACCTGTGGTCTGTGGTCACTGCTGTAGTCTATCGGTGCAATCTGAGGCCAAGGCGGCCGAGACCATTAGCCTGATCAAGGCAGCCGGTATTGGTATCGTCAGTCTGCCCCTGTGCAATCTCTATCTGCAGCATCGGCGACCGGGTCGCACCCCTCGCTATCGCGGCATCACCCTAGTGCAGGAGTTGGCCCAGGCAGGGGTTCCAGTGGCCTTCGCTAGTGATAACTGCCGGGATCCATTTTTTGCCTACGGAGACCACGATGGTCTAGAGGTGTTCACCCAGTCTGTGCGCATTGGCCAGCTGGATCGGCCCTTAGGTGCCTGGCCCCGGGCCGTGACCCAAACCCCTGCCGATCTTATGGGGCTGCCTCGGGCAGGTCGCATCGCCCCTGGCCTTCCCGCCGATTTGGTGATCTTTCCAGCCCGTAGCTTCAATGAGCTGCTGTGCCGTCCCCAAGCCGATCGCCTAGTATTGCGGCAAGGGAGAGCGATTGACTCTAGTCCACCAGCCTATCAAGAGTTGGATGCTCTGATGGGGTGA
- a CDS encoding sigma-70 family RNA polymerase sigma factor, producing MAPPLPPDLTSPDPSCDRTLVIRLYAGQAEVLGKLYDRYASLVYTLALKMLGNAEEAEDLTQEVFITLWQQQKYDPDRGSLGSYLATYTRSRALDRLRVQGNRRRIVQQFRGVLAKNSQPPTQPLDQASQQEQGQQLRSALAQLPATEREVLEIAYFEGLSQSQMAARLNLPLGTVKTRCRQGLRRLRMLLHQG from the coding sequence ATGGCGCCGCCTCTGCCTCCCGATCTAACATCCCCGGATCCTAGTTGCGATCGCACCCTAGTGATACGCCTATATGCTGGCCAGGCAGAGGTCTTAGGGAAGCTCTATGACCGCTATGCCAGTCTGGTTTATACCCTGGCCCTGAAGATGTTAGGCAATGCTGAGGAAGCTGAAGATCTGACCCAAGAAGTGTTTATCACTCTTTGGCAGCAGCAAAAATATGATCCCGATCGGGGCAGTTTGGGCAGCTATCTCGCCACCTATACCCGCTCTCGGGCATTGGACCGGCTGCGGGTGCAGGGAAACCGTCGACGCATTGTGCAGCAGTTTCGTGGGGTCCTAGCTAAGAACTCCCAACCCCCGACCCAACCCTTGGACCAAGCTAGCCAGCAGGAACAAGGACAGCAGCTACGGTCTGCTCTGGCCCAACTGCCTGCCACCGAACGAGAGGTGCTGGAAATTGCCTACTTCGAGGGATTAAGCCAATCTCAAATGGCTGCTCGACTCAACCTGCCCCTAGGAACTGTCAAAACCCGTTGCCGCCAGGGACTACGGCGGCTGCGCATGCTATTACACCAAGGGTAA
- a CDS encoding anti-sigma factor gives MTSSALPDNWQDLLAGYVLGDLDAEETARVQHWLNQYPEVTAELTALQETWHSLPQGLPAQAPPATLRQRIMAEIQPTATAPRQERRRPWAVVGFSGWALTAVALVSVVVENYQLRQDNQQQQAILASISQPENQLYLLAGTDNAPDATGRLIIDPSQQSALIATQNLPSLPTDQAYRLWTLAGDTDNPIYCGQFNPSGEAAWSQWSLPDPACQTTPGQFLITQESTQAPPNPQGPLVLQGQS, from the coding sequence ATGACTTCATCTGCCCTTCCTGACAATTGGCAAGACCTCCTAGCGGGATATGTGCTGGGTGATCTAGATGCTGAGGAAACAGCCCGTGTACAGCATTGGCTGAACCAGTATCCGGAAGTCACAGCGGAGTTAACGGCCCTGCAAGAGACCTGGCACAGCCTTCCCCAAGGTCTCCCTGCCCAAGCACCTCCTGCAACTCTACGGCAGCGAATTATGGCAGAGATTCAGCCCACCGCTACTGCCCCAAGGCAGGAGCGACGGCGTCCCTGGGCAGTAGTAGGCTTCAGCGGCTGGGCGCTGACGGCAGTCGCCCTTGTCAGCGTTGTCGTCGAAAATTATCAACTGCGTCAAGACAACCAGCAACAACAAGCTATCTTGGCCAGCATCAGTCAACCTGAAAACCAGCTGTACTTGCTGGCAGGAACCGACAATGCTCCCGACGCCACGGGTCGCCTCATTATTGACCCCAGCCAACAGTCAGCGCTAATAGCGACCCAGAATCTGCCATCACTACCAACCGATCAGGCCTACCGCCTGTGGACCTTGGCAGGTGACACCGACAACCCCATCTATTGTGGCCAGTTTAATCCTTCTGGTGAGGCAGCTTGGAGTCAGTGGTCCTTGCCAGATCCCGCCTGTCAGACTACTCCAGGTCAGTTTTTAATCACCCAAGAGTCAACCCAAGCACCTCCCAACCCCCAGGGCCCTCTAGTCTTGCAGGGGCAATCATAA